The Plasmodium yoelii strain 17X genome assembly, chromosome: 8 genome includes a region encoding these proteins:
- a CDS encoding PIR protein produces the protein MNDDLCGIIGSLRQYLPDDVTQTSSLDFYSNSKFVKYCPDKNCNSDLDKITIGFLWLLEQYFSKYPKKGKIVNDIKPFFLYIILWLSYKLNQNSEHKTTQINDFYNKHVKNSDKYKKFISDAYTYTDLEDALNKKNDLLKINIKDLSKFYDASKLICSMYGNLETNTNSNILSDNATSFVNEYAELKDDSNIEDTLHGQILSDLSTDYDNIKDKCKNTQSLPEITSNMYAQTSRVTSSSSIGNRLFTVLSIFGAIAFFLGISYKYSLFGFRKRAQKQYLREKIKNIKKKMNH, from the exons ATGAATGATGATTTA tgTGGAATAATTGGTTCTTTGAGGCAATATTTACCTGATGACGTTACCCAAACATCATCACTCGATTTTTATAGTAATTCGAAATTCGTAAAATACTGCCCTGATAAAAACTGTAATAGTGATCTCGATAAAATTACGATTGGATTTTTATGGTTACTTGAAcaatatttttctaaataCCCAAAAAAGGGTAAAATTGTAAATGATATTAAAccattttttctatatattattttatggttaagttacaAATTAAATCAAAACTCAGAGCACAAAACCACACAAATAaacgatttttataataaacatgtaaaaaatagtgataaatataaaaaatttataagtgatgcctatacatatacagATCTTGAGGATGccttaaataaaaaaaatgatttgtTGAAGATTAATATTAAAGAtctgtctaaattttatgatgcatccAAATTAATATGTAGTATGTATGGTAATCTTGAAACGAATACAAATAGCAACATATTGTCAGACAATGCTACTAGTTTTGTTAACGAATATGCAGAGCTCAAAGATGACAGTAATATTGAAGATACCCTACATGGTCAAATATTGTCTGAtttatcaactgattatgataatataaaagataaatgtaaaaatactCAATCCCTTCCAGAGATAACATCAAACATGTACGCACAAACATCTAGAGTTACATCCAGTTCGTCGATAGGAAATAGATtatttacagttttatcgatatttggtgcaatagcattttttttaggaatttcttacaag tattcattatttggatttcggaaacgagctcaaaaacaatatttaagagaaaaaataaaaaatattaagaagaaaatgaatcattaa